One window of Candidatus Binatia bacterium genomic DNA carries:
- a CDS encoding right-handed parallel beta-helix repeat-containing protein, which translates to MTRKPERVALIAMLLASAAAARAATLQVSNLGSDSLSCGPSSAPCRSISQAISNANPGDTIVVGPGLYGDINGDGDLADAGEENSGVAGKTILVSKPLTILSRDGAGATLIRNVASADAVAIGANGVSFGKKAKGFTVRGGAPGSVGVRVDPGVSAVSLMGNVFDNHAGGLGIVSGSNHSIRNNWWLNGTLTVDASTVLVRDNLFVAATLATGASSNAVTIDRNQVNRSTGVGIDLQGTGHNVRRNVVVAGLSGAGFRCTGTCSGVTFQDNVARRNNGHGFEILAGSGHSLTGNLATGNGSSGFYINFSTPTAIPLLRNTATNNGAAGFTFPGMTDSSNYPTLTNCVAVGNQGDGIQVNGHLVVTKSNLYGNIGSGFNCGINKLSSLGSISAVQNFWGSATGPGPDPADQLCGITMAIDASSPLASEAKVASQRVP; encoded by the coding sequence ATGACTCGGAAGCCCGAACGCGTGGCACTGATTGCCATGTTGCTTGCATCGGCTGCGGCAGCCCGTGCAGCCACATTGCAAGTGTCGAACCTGGGGAGCGACAGCTTGAGCTGTGGGCCGAGCAGCGCCCCGTGCCGCTCGATCTCGCAAGCGATCTCGAATGCGAACCCGGGCGACACGATTGTCGTCGGGCCGGGCCTGTATGGCGATATCAACGGCGACGGCGACCTTGCTGATGCCGGCGAAGAGAACTCCGGCGTGGCCGGCAAAACCATCCTGGTTTCGAAGCCGCTCACGATTCTCTCTCGCGATGGCGCGGGCGCCACGCTGATCCGCAATGTCGCGAGCGCGGACGCTGTGGCCATCGGCGCAAATGGCGTGAGCTTCGGGAAAAAGGCCAAGGGATTTACCGTTCGGGGTGGGGCTCCGGGAAGCGTTGGTGTGCGGGTGGATCCGGGTGTAAGCGCCGTCAGCCTCATGGGCAACGTGTTCGACAACCACGCGGGCGGACTCGGGATCGTGTCCGGCAGCAATCACAGTATTCGCAACAATTGGTGGCTCAACGGCACGCTGACGGTGGATGCGAGCACCGTCCTCGTGCGCGACAACCTCTTCGTCGCCGCAACCTTGGCCACGGGCGCGAGCTCCAATGCGGTGACGATCGACCGTAACCAAGTGAACCGCAGCACTGGAGTGGGGATCGACTTGCAGGGGACCGGCCACAATGTGCGGCGCAACGTGGTAGTTGCTGGACTTTCCGGGGCCGGGTTTCGCTGTACCGGAACCTGCTCCGGGGTCACCTTCCAAGACAATGTGGCCCGACGCAACAACGGGCATGGCTTTGAGATTTTGGCCGGTAGCGGACATAGCCTCACCGGCAACTTGGCCACCGGGAACGGAAGCTCGGGCTTCTACATCAATTTCTCCACGCCCACGGCAATTCCTTTGCTGCGCAATACCGCGACGAACAACGGTGCCGCGGGCTTTACCTTCCCGGGGATGACGGATTCGAGCAACTATCCGACTCTGACCAACTGCGTGGCGGTTGGGAATCAAGGAGATGGTATTCAAGTGAATGGCCACCTCGTGGTCACCAAGAGCAACCTTTACGGGAACATCGGCTCGGGTTTTAACTGCGGCATCAATAAACTCTCGAGCCTCGGATCGATCTCCGCAGTGCAAAATTTCTGGGGGAGTGCTACCGGCCCAGGCCCGGATCCGGCCGACCAACTCTGTGGTATCACGATGGCGATCGACGCCTCGTCGCCGCTGGCGAGCGAGGCGAAGGTGGCATCGCAGCGCGTACCGTGA
- a CDS encoding LLM class F420-dependent oxidoreductase, with translation MELGRIGIWTFAFDLQPGQKARELAAQVEELGYSAIWIPEAMGREAMTNAALLLSGTKSAVVATGIASIWARDAMACAAAQKTLCEAFGGRFLLGLGVSHAPMVAVRGQEYDKPLTAMRKYLDAMDSAPFMSVPPPEPPKRVLAALHPKMLELARERAHGSHTYFVPPEHTAWARERLGAEAILAVEQTVALETDPQQARDMARRFMSVYLGLPNYVRNLKRLGFSDDDIANGGSDRLVDAIVAWGDEEAIRRRVQAHLDAGASHVCIQVLDQDPRAVPMPQWQRLASALL, from the coding sequence ATGGAGCTCGGACGGATTGGCATTTGGACCTTCGCCTTCGATTTGCAGCCAGGCCAGAAGGCGCGTGAGCTCGCTGCCCAAGTGGAGGAACTCGGTTACAGCGCCATTTGGATTCCCGAGGCCATGGGGCGGGAGGCCATGACCAACGCTGCCTTGCTGCTTTCGGGAACCAAATCCGCCGTGGTGGCTACCGGCATCGCCTCGATTTGGGCGCGCGATGCCATGGCCTGTGCGGCAGCGCAGAAAACGCTTTGCGAAGCTTTCGGGGGGCGCTTCCTGTTGGGACTGGGCGTGAGCCATGCGCCAATGGTGGCCGTGCGCGGGCAGGAGTACGACAAGCCCTTGACCGCCATGCGCAAGTACTTGGATGCGATGGACTCCGCACCCTTCATGTCGGTGCCCCCTCCGGAACCGCCGAAGCGGGTTCTCGCCGCTTTGCATCCGAAGATGCTGGAGCTTGCGCGCGAGCGGGCACATGGGTCGCACACTTACTTCGTACCCCCGGAGCATACCGCGTGGGCGCGCGAGCGGCTCGGTGCTGAGGCCATCCTGGCGGTGGAACAGACGGTCGCTCTCGAAACCGATCCCCAACAGGCGCGCGACATGGCGCGGCGCTTCATGTCGGTTTACTTGGGGCTGCCCAACTACGTGCGAAACCTGAAGCGCTTGGGCTTCAGCGACGATGACATCGCAAACGGCGGGAGCGACCGACTTGTCGACGCAATCGTCGCGTGGGGCGATGAAGAAGCAATTCGCCGCCGGGTGCAGGCACACCTCGATGCCGGCGCCTCGCACGTGTGCATTCAAGTGCTCGATCAAGATCCCCGTGCTGTGCCCATGCCACAATGGCAGCGCTTGGCCTCGGCCCTGCTGTAG
- a CDS encoding alpha/beta fold hydrolase, which produces MAETIVIGRETVEFRRKGRGPSLLYLHGGIGDTDWLPVFDEWAQQFTVVQTLHPGFGGSTGGERLDGIEDLVFHYLDVLAALELERGPLTVVGASFGGWVAAELAARYPALVSRLLLVAPAGLWIDEHPPEEVFGREPRDLAALLFHNLKHPVAAMMAAVSDIASLPEELILQQFKAMEALARVAWNPYFHNPKLERLLARVRAQTAIVWGAEDRFFPPLYGERFATAIPRATLRTVPGAGHLVMLERPDEVTAQLRSLAG; this is translated from the coding sequence GTGGCGGAAACGATCGTCATTGGCCGCGAAACGGTTGAGTTCCGGCGAAAAGGTCGTGGTCCTTCGCTTCTCTATCTGCACGGGGGAATCGGCGACACCGATTGGCTCCCCGTGTTCGACGAGTGGGCGCAGCAGTTTACCGTTGTGCAAACGCTCCATCCGGGTTTCGGCGGTTCCACTGGAGGGGAGCGCCTCGATGGCATCGAGGATTTGGTGTTCCACTACCTGGATGTGTTGGCGGCACTGGAACTCGAGCGCGGTCCGTTGACTGTTGTTGGTGCTTCCTTCGGTGGCTGGGTAGCTGCCGAACTTGCAGCGCGATATCCCGCGCTCGTCAGTCGCTTGTTGCTCGTCGCGCCGGCGGGGCTGTGGATCGACGAGCACCCGCCCGAGGAGGTGTTCGGGCGCGAGCCGCGTGATCTCGCCGCGTTGCTCTTCCACAACCTCAAGCACCCTGTGGCGGCGATGATGGCAGCGGTTTCGGACATTGCCTCGCTTCCAGAGGAGCTGATCTTGCAGCAGTTCAAGGCCATGGAGGCGCTCGCCCGCGTGGCCTGGAATCCTTACTTTCACAATCCCAAGTTGGAGCGCTTGCTCGCCCGCGTGCGGGCGCAAACGGCGATTGTTTGGGGAGCTGAGGACCGTTTCTTCCCTCCGCTTTACGGTGAGCGCTTTGCTACCGCGATTCCCCGAGCGACGCTGCGCACGGTGCCGGGTGCGGGCCACCTGGTCATGCTCGAACGGCCGGACGAGGTGACGGCTCAGTTGCGTTCCCTCGCCGGCTGA
- a CDS encoding LLM class flavin-dependent oxidoreductase has protein sequence MEFYFFHLMPWPYLPPDYHGPAWIRCPNELYDPERGVAVYNRYIDELVYAEELGFDGVCVNEHHANAYGNMPSPNLIGSILARQTRRCKIAIVGNALPLYNPPVRVAEEFAMIDVISGGRLIAGMVVGGGPEYYSNGLNPAQARERFYEAHDLIVQAWTRPGPFVFNGKYYKLRYVNPWPRPLQKPHPPIWIPGAGSLETMEFVARRRYAYMGIPYFHRRVFERNFAFFRETCEKEGYQARPDQMGWLCPIYVAETDEAARREYEPHFWYFAKRLLPGIETSPPGYTSARSAVKLVTARSDFLLYVDSWEQVVAGRYAVVGSPDTVVEQMTEMISSLGVGNILALLQVGTLPADLTRRNMELFAREVMPRLQAWDKERRAQAA, from the coding sequence ATGGAGTTCTACTTCTTCCATTTAATGCCGTGGCCCTACTTACCGCCCGATTATCACGGTCCAGCGTGGATTCGTTGCCCCAACGAGTTGTACGACCCGGAGCGCGGGGTGGCCGTGTACAATCGCTACATCGACGAGCTCGTGTACGCCGAAGAGCTCGGATTCGACGGCGTGTGTGTCAACGAGCACCACGCCAACGCTTACGGCAACATGCCCTCGCCGAATCTCATCGGCTCGATCCTCGCGCGACAAACCCGACGCTGTAAAATCGCCATCGTGGGCAATGCTCTGCCGCTTTACAACCCGCCCGTACGGGTGGCGGAAGAGTTTGCCATGATCGATGTGATCTCCGGCGGCCGACTCATTGCCGGGATGGTCGTGGGAGGCGGGCCGGAATATTACTCGAACGGACTCAACCCTGCGCAGGCGCGCGAACGGTTTTACGAAGCGCACGACCTGATCGTGCAGGCCTGGACCCGTCCGGGCCCCTTCGTGTTTAACGGCAAGTACTACAAGCTTCGCTACGTAAACCCCTGGCCGCGCCCGCTGCAGAAGCCGCATCCGCCGATTTGGATCCCAGGCGCAGGGAGCCTGGAAACCATGGAGTTCGTGGCCCGCCGCCGTTACGCGTACATGGGCATCCCGTATTTCCATCGCCGCGTGTTCGAGAGAAATTTCGCCTTCTTCCGCGAGACCTGCGAGAAAGAAGGTTATCAGGCGCGCCCGGATCAAATGGGCTGGCTCTGTCCGATTTACGTCGCGGAAACCGACGAAGCCGCCCGCCGCGAGTACGAGCCGCACTTTTGGTACTTCGCTAAGCGCTTACTGCCAGGAATCGAGACCAGTCCGCCGGGGTACACCTCGGCACGCTCGGCAGTGAAGCTTGTTACGGCGCGAAGCGATTTCCTGCTGTACGTCGATTCCTGGGAGCAAGTGGTCGCAGGGCGATACGCCGTCGTGGGCAGCCCGGATACAGTGGTGGAGCAAATGACCGAGATGATTTCTAGCTTGGGCGTGGGCAACATTCTGGCCCTGCTGCAAGTTGGCACGTTGCCCGCGGATTTAACCCGGCGGAACATGGAATTGTTTGCTCGTGAGGTGATGCCGCGGCTCCAGGCGTGGGACAAGGAGCGCCGGGCCCAAGCAGCGTGA
- a CDS encoding wax ester/triacylglycerol synthase family O-acyltransferase, translating into MTKQYYYERLSALDASFLGLEDSNFHMHVGAVSIFDAAPVQTPEGGIDIEKIRAAIAARLHLVPRFRQRIAYIPYEKHPVWVDDNRFRLAYHVRHTALPRPGDERTLKRLVGRIMSQPLDRKRPLWEMWVVEGLEGGRFALVSKTHHCMVDGISGADLMSVILSPFPEEDPGVPEPWNPRPQPTPRQLLLDELLRRAEQPLTAAKAIIETLRHPEQRVHEIADAIEGIIETLAPALSPVSQTPLQVEVGPHRRFDWTDMPLIEVKEVKRVLGGTVNDVVLATVSGALRRFFERRGLNPDELEIRAMVPVSVRTHDQRGTLGNRVTQIAAPLPVHIADPVARLHAVTETTKDLKESKQALGGEVLTAISEWTVPNLLVQAVRLAARTRPYNLIVTNVPGPQVPLYLLGAQMRTAYPVVPLFENIGVVVGLFSYNGGLYWGVNADWEHFPDLHDFILDIEHAFAELKQAAEAQRKRSESRSRRRKEARVKLAVVERKAAS; encoded by the coding sequence ATGACAAAGCAGTACTACTACGAACGCTTGAGCGCTTTGGATGCGTCGTTTCTCGGGCTCGAAGATTCGAACTTCCACATGCACGTGGGAGCAGTGAGTATTTTCGATGCCGCACCGGTGCAAACGCCGGAAGGTGGAATCGACATCGAAAAAATCCGCGCGGCGATTGCCGCGCGCCTACACCTCGTGCCCCGTTTTCGTCAGCGGATTGCCTACATTCCCTACGAGAAACATCCGGTGTGGGTCGACGACAACCGTTTTCGCCTCGCCTACCACGTACGCCACACTGCCCTCCCGCGCCCGGGCGACGAACGCACCCTCAAGCGCTTGGTGGGCCGGATCATGTCGCAGCCGCTCGACCGTAAACGTCCCTTGTGGGAAATGTGGGTTGTCGAAGGCTTGGAGGGGGGCCGCTTTGCGCTGGTGAGCAAAACCCATCATTGCATGGTGGACGGCATTTCCGGCGCGGATCTCATGTCCGTAATTCTGAGCCCATTTCCCGAGGAAGATCCGGGCGTGCCGGAGCCCTGGAACCCGCGGCCGCAGCCGACACCACGCCAGTTGCTCCTGGACGAGTTGCTTCGCCGCGCGGAGCAACCGCTCACTGCAGCCAAGGCAATCATCGAAACTCTCCGCCACCCCGAGCAACGAGTCCACGAAATTGCCGACGCGATCGAGGGGATCATCGAAACCCTAGCTCCAGCGTTGAGCCCGGTGTCCCAAACCCCCTTGCAGGTGGAAGTGGGACCGCACCGGCGGTTCGATTGGACAGACATGCCCCTTATCGAAGTGAAGGAAGTCAAGCGCGTGCTCGGGGGAACGGTTAACGACGTTGTCCTGGCAACCGTCAGTGGCGCGCTGCGTCGCTTCTTCGAACGCCGCGGCCTCAACCCGGATGAGCTGGAAATCCGAGCCATGGTACCGGTGAGCGTGCGTACACACGATCAGCGCGGCACGCTGGGGAACCGAGTCACGCAGATTGCCGCTCCGCTGCCGGTCCACATCGCCGATCCCGTGGCGCGTCTCCATGCCGTGACCGAGACCACCAAGGACCTCAAAGAATCGAAGCAAGCGTTAGGCGGTGAGGTGCTCACGGCGATTAGCGAGTGGACCGTGCCGAACCTGCTCGTGCAAGCCGTGCGCCTGGCTGCGCGCACGCGCCCGTACAACCTCATCGTCACGAATGTTCCCGGTCCGCAAGTTCCCCTCTACCTGCTCGGGGCCCAAATGCGCACCGCGTACCCGGTGGTGCCCCTGTTCGAAAACATCGGGGTCGTGGTGGGACTGTTTTCGTACAACGGCGGGTTGTACTGGGGAGTCAACGCGGATTGGGAACACTTCCCCGACCTGCACGACTTCATCCTGGACATCGAGCACGCCTTCGCGGAACTCAAGCAAGCAGCCGAAGCACAACGCAAGCGTAGCGAGAGCCGCAGCCGCCGCCGCAAGGAAGCTCGGGTGAAACTCGCTGTGGTGGAGAGGAAGGCGGCGTCCTGA
- a CDS encoding MFS transporter codes for MQAELRRWALRLTAAVPDPTSSSTPAVPSSDRLLTRNFLLACAMQLFGSMAGALYILFPLFVRSLGGTELTIGVYAGIGAAAAVGIRWPLGFLLDRLGRKRIMLAATGVHAAASFGFLGVTELGALCALLVVAASVAAGAMFTSFVTYASDVIPVTRRAQGLAWFGLWGMASNGLSPLLGEWLIRSWGFAAYFLAAATLALACLGVIALLDERGRPRAAHPHTPATLAPAPVPPAFWPLMALTFLFGAAEASVFTFLAPYVTAANLAPAGTLFFAYAGTAVFVRIVSGHLPDRIGRYPMLAFAFVVYGTALFLLPRAGDRVWLHAAGSLAGMGHGYAFPILAALVVDLAGSRRGRAVSWFTAMFDLGHTLSNPALGAIAEHFGYRAMYSSVGILAFLAGCAVASRALPTRDHRALKPQPARERN; via the coding sequence GTGCAGGCGGAGCTGCGTCGTTGGGCTCTTCGCTTGACTGCGGCGGTGCCCGACCCGACCTCAAGTTCCACACCCGCCGTGCCCAGCTCCGATCGCCTGCTTACCCGCAACTTCTTGCTCGCTTGTGCCATGCAGCTCTTTGGCTCCATGGCTGGAGCCTTGTACATCTTATTTCCGCTCTTCGTGCGTTCCCTCGGTGGCACGGAGCTCACCATCGGCGTCTACGCCGGCATTGGCGCGGCGGCGGCGGTGGGGATCCGCTGGCCGTTGGGCTTCCTGCTCGACCGGCTCGGACGCAAACGCATCATGCTAGCGGCCACAGGCGTGCATGCGGCGGCGTCGTTTGGCTTCCTCGGCGTGACCGAGCTCGGCGCTTTGTGTGCACTCCTCGTCGTTGCCGCCTCGGTCGCAGCCGGGGCGATGTTTACCAGTTTTGTCACTTACGCAAGCGACGTGATTCCGGTCACCCGCCGCGCGCAAGGACTTGCTTGGTTCGGCTTGTGGGGCATGGCGAGCAACGGGTTAAGTCCGCTTCTGGGCGAATGGCTGATCCGGAGCTGGGGGTTTGCCGCCTACTTCCTCGCGGCAGCGACCCTGGCACTCGCATGTCTGGGGGTCATTGCCCTACTCGACGAGCGCGGGCGTCCACGCGCCGCACATCCCCACACGCCTGCCACGCTCGCCCCGGCACCGGTTCCTCCCGCCTTCTGGCCGCTCATGGCACTGACGTTTCTGTTCGGCGCAGCGGAGGCGAGTGTGTTTACCTTTCTCGCCCCTTACGTAACCGCAGCCAATCTCGCCCCGGCGGGCACTCTCTTTTTCGCCTATGCAGGCACCGCTGTTTTCGTGCGGATCGTGAGCGGGCATTTACCCGATCGCATCGGACGCTACCCCATGCTGGCGTTCGCATTCGTCGTTTACGGCACCGCCTTGTTCCTTTTGCCCCGTGCTGGGGATCGTGTGTGGCTCCACGCTGCCGGCTCGTTGGCCGGCATGGGGCACGGCTACGCGTTTCCGATCTTGGCTGCTTTGGTTGTCGACCTGGCAGGCAGCCGCCGCGGGCGCGCGGTGAGCTGGTTCACGGCGATGTTCGACTTAGGGCACACGCTCAGCAATCCAGCCCTGGGTGCGATTGCCGAGCACTTTGGCTACCGCGCCATGTACTCCAGCGTCGGCATCCTCGCGTTCCTTGCTGGGTGCGCCGTAGCGAGCCGGGCCTTGCCCACGCGCGACCACCGCGCATTGAAGCCTCAGCCGGCGAGGGAACGCAACTGA
- a CDS encoding YiiX/YebB-like N1pC/P60 family cysteine hydrolase: MRWWQRLTEPIRRRVVKWMMGVLTKPRKVYEHRIPNDLAALRSQLRPGDVILVEGDQRISQVIRYLTQSSWSHAALYIGDELRRFRPELVPELRQRFGSDASYLLVEALEDGVVCNPVTKYARHNIRVCRPRGLRREDLDRILAEVTAQLGKPYNVRHVLELARYFFPVSLIPRRYRRAALRYGGEATQVICTTMLARAFASVGFPIIPRVTLNPEPPRRRWFRWFSWLRRPEYEALYEKEDPALVTPRDFDLSPYFDIVKVHHATAVGFDYRRIHWAQSESKAASAAQPAPPQMTPAKVENSAA, encoded by the coding sequence ATGCGTTGGTGGCAACGGCTGACGGAACCGATCCGCCGTCGCGTCGTGAAGTGGATGATGGGCGTGCTCACGAAACCGCGCAAAGTTTATGAGCACCGTATTCCAAACGATCTCGCCGCGTTGCGCAGCCAGCTCCGTCCCGGTGATGTCATCTTGGTCGAAGGGGACCAGCGGATTAGCCAAGTGATTCGCTATCTCACGCAAAGTTCATGGTCGCACGCCGCCCTGTACATCGGGGACGAGCTGCGTCGGTTTCGTCCCGAGCTCGTTCCCGAGCTGCGGCAGCGCTTTGGCAGCGACGCCAGTTACTTGCTCGTCGAAGCGTTGGAAGACGGGGTGGTGTGCAATCCAGTCACCAAGTATGCGCGCCACAATATCCGTGTGTGCAGGCCGCGGGGGTTGCGGCGGGAGGATCTCGACCGCATCCTTGCCGAGGTCACGGCGCAACTGGGTAAACCCTACAACGTCCGCCACGTGCTGGAGCTTGCACGCTATTTCTTCCCCGTGAGCCTCATTCCCCGCCGCTACCGCCGTGCCGCCTTGCGCTACGGTGGAGAGGCCACGCAAGTGATTTGCACAACCATGTTGGCGCGCGCCTTTGCCTCTGTGGGGTTCCCGATCATTCCGCGCGTCACCCTGAACCCCGAGCCCCCACGACGCCGCTGGTTCAGGTGGTTCAGCTGGCTCAGGCGGCCGGAGTACGAAGCGCTGTATGAAAAGGAGGATCCGGCCCTCGTCACACCGCGCGACTTCGATTTGTCGCCCTACTTCGACATCGTGAAAGTCCACCACGCCACCGCTGTGGGCTTCGACTACCGCCGGATCCACTGGGCGCAAAGCGAGTCCAAAGCTGCCAGCGCGGCTCAGCCCGCGCCGCCGCAGATGACCCCGGCCAAAGTGGAGAACAGCGCGGCATGA
- a CDS encoding AMP-binding protein, whose protein sequence is MTLGALIRQRGTDPVTASKPFVRFFGWECSFSAYYQECVAWAHLFLALRSKNSSAREAFHIGILLDNTPDYLFALGGAWLAGAVAVGINNTKRGQHLARDIEYTDCGLLITEPHYLEFLLPVLERARLVPEQVVVSRRWQGLGRDPSMAQPPAHPTAPMQDAEELLRALRGRPDPHVACAEQDLAMLIFTSGTVTAPKAVQCSHRRLMETGENLARNVYGLGAGDAGYIAMPLFHANAVMCGFLPALAAGVPVGLARKFSKQHWLADIRLYRATYFNYTGKPLAYILSTPRREDDADNPLRICFGNEGSHRVVREFEERFGCRVVDVFGSSEGGLGVTRQPDDPPGSIGFPAPGIAVVDEHGRERPPARFDEHGRLLNPEECIGEIVNTQGVAWFEGYYKNESATAERTRFGWYWSGDLGYKDERGYLYFAGRTTEWLRVDGENFLARPVEEILLRHPDVTLAAVYGVPDPDGGDQVMAALVLREGASFDPDRFAAFLQAQPDLSPKWVPKFVRIAAELPQTASTKVLKNELRRQKFLPERCRDPLYWRPGRELSYRRFSAADLDTLLAAFTRSGREALLEV, encoded by the coding sequence ATGACCCTCGGCGCGTTGATCCGCCAAAGAGGAACGGACCCAGTAACCGCCTCCAAGCCCTTCGTCCGCTTTTTCGGTTGGGAGTGTTCGTTCTCCGCGTACTACCAGGAGTGCGTGGCTTGGGCGCATTTGTTTTTGGCCTTGCGCAGCAAGAATTCATCCGCCCGCGAAGCGTTTCACATCGGCATCTTGCTCGACAACACTCCCGACTACCTCTTCGCCCTCGGCGGTGCGTGGCTTGCCGGAGCGGTCGCCGTCGGGATCAACAACACCAAACGTGGGCAACATTTGGCACGCGACATCGAGTATACGGATTGCGGGTTGCTGATCACCGAGCCCCACTACTTGGAGTTTCTACTGCCAGTTCTCGAACGAGCTCGCCTGGTTCCTGAACAGGTTGTGGTGTCGCGGCGCTGGCAAGGCTTAGGGCGCGACCCGAGCATGGCGCAGCCACCAGCGCATCCCACAGCTCCAATGCAAGATGCGGAAGAACTTTTGCGGGCCTTGCGCGGGAGGCCAGACCCACATGTGGCTTGCGCGGAGCAGGATCTCGCCATGTTGATTTTCACCAGTGGCACCGTGACAGCGCCGAAGGCGGTGCAGTGTAGCCACCGCCGCCTGATGGAAACGGGCGAGAACCTGGCGCGGAACGTGTATGGCCTCGGCGCGGGCGACGCCGGCTACATCGCCATGCCCCTGTTCCACGCCAATGCGGTGATGTGCGGTTTCCTGCCTGCGCTGGCTGCGGGTGTTCCTGTGGGCCTCGCGCGCAAGTTTTCCAAACAACACTGGCTGGCCGACATTCGACTCTACCGTGCGACGTACTTCAACTACACGGGCAAGCCGCTCGCTTACATCCTCTCGACCCCTCGACGCGAGGACGATGCGGACAACCCCCTGCGCATTTGCTTCGGCAATGAAGGATCGCACCGAGTTGTGCGCGAGTTCGAAGAGCGATTCGGCTGCCGCGTTGTCGACGTGTTCGGATCGAGCGAAGGCGGACTCGGCGTCACCCGCCAGCCCGACGACCCACCCGGCAGCATCGGCTTTCCCGCGCCTGGCATCGCGGTGGTCGACGAGCATGGGCGCGAGCGGCCACCGGCACGGTTCGACGAGCACGGCCGGCTGCTCAATCCCGAGGAGTGCATCGGGGAGATCGTGAACACCCAAGGTGTGGCCTGGTTCGAAGGCTACTACAAGAACGAAAGCGCCACCGCCGAGCGAACCCGCTTTGGCTGGTACTGGAGCGGCGATCTGGGGTACAAGGACGAGCGCGGATACCTTTACTTTGCGGGGCGTACAACCGAGTGGCTCCGGGTGGACGGCGAAAATTTCCTGGCCCGTCCGGTGGAAGAAATTCTCCTCCGCCATCCCGACGTAACCCTCGCCGCAGTTTACGGCGTCCCCGACCCGGACGGGGGTGACCAGGTGATGGCTGCACTCGTGCTGCGGGAAGGCGCAAGCTTCGACCCGGATCGCTTCGCTGCATTCCTGCAGGCGCAGCCAGACCTATCTCCCAAATGGGTGCCCAAATTTGTGCGCATCGCTGCAGAATTGCCCCAAACCGCAAGCACCAAGGTGCTCAAGAACGAACTCCGGCGCCAAAAGTTTTTACCTGAGCGCTGCCGCGATCCGCTGTATTGGCGCCCCGGGCGCGAGCTCAGCTACCGCCGGTTCAGCGCCGCGGACCTGGACACACTTCTCGCCGCCTTCACCCGCTCGGGCCGCGAAGCATTGCTCGAAGTGTAA